A genomic stretch from Pirellulales bacterium includes:
- a CDS encoding RraA family protein translates to MPITAATLDKLRQFDTPTICNVIELFDVIPRNRGYMDGRIRCCFPELPPMVGFACTTAFRSDAPPAGGDAYGSIEKQLERFADLGGPAVVVFQDLDDHAVAATFGEIMCSTYQAYGSVGLITSGAGRDLDQVRAIRYPVFTGGTICSHGYCHMLHIGAPVRVGGLMVSQGDLLHGDTNGVTSIPLKIAAAVADLSAEFVAAEKIILDYLRTPGTKTVAGYTAAREEYGAVIKRLTEKAKASR, encoded by the coding sequence ATGCCAATTACCGCTGCCACGCTCGATAAGCTGCGCCAGTTCGATACGCCCACCATCTGCAACGTCATCGAATTGTTTGACGTCATCCCGCGCAACCGCGGCTACATGGACGGGAGGATCAGGTGCTGCTTTCCCGAACTGCCGCCGATGGTCGGCTTCGCCTGCACCACCGCCTTTCGCAGCGATGCGCCGCCGGCCGGGGGCGACGCCTACGGATCGATCGAAAAGCAGCTAGAACGGTTCGCCGATCTGGGGGGCCCGGCCGTGGTGGTGTTTCAGGATCTGGACGATCACGCCGTGGCGGCAACTTTTGGCGAGATCATGTGTTCGACCTATCAGGCTTATGGCTCGGTCGGCTTAATCACCAGCGGCGCCGGTCGCGATCTGGACCAGGTCCGCGCAATTCGCTACCCGGTCTTCACCGGCGGCACCATTTGCTCGCATGGATATTGCCATATGCTGCACATCGGTGCGCCGGTGCGTGTCGGTGGTCTGATGGTTTCGCAGGGGGACCTGCTGCATGGCGATACCAACGGTGTCACCAGCATTCCCTTGAAGATCGCTGCGGCCGTGGCGGACTTGTCGGCGGAGTTCGTGGCCGCCGAAAAGATCATTCTCGACTATTTGCGCACTCCCGGCACAAAGACCGTGGCAGGTTACACCGCGGCGCGCGAAGAATACGGCGCCGTCATCAAGCGCCTGACCGAAAAGGCCAAGGCCAGCCGGTAA
- the glnA gene encoding type I glutamate--ammonia ligase, whose protein sequence is MKPKEVLALCREKDVKAVDLRFMDFPGIWQHFTIPVNKLDEDVFEDGLGFDGSSIRGWQAINESDMILVPQPETAVLDPFTTLPTLSMICNIQDPITREDYSRDPRNVARKSVNYLKSTGIADTAYIGPEAEFFIFDDVRFDARANESYYHLDSIEGEWNRGRVENPNLGYKLRHKEGYFPVPPADQLMNIRNEMMQTMIDCGMDVEAQHHEVATAGQCEIDLRFQNLVKMADQMCMYKYIIKNVAKKYNKTVTFMPKPLYGDNGSGMHTHISLWKGSEPLFAGSGYAGLSEMALYAIGGLLKHAPAILAFSNPTTNSYKRLVPGYEAPVNLAYSQRNRSASCRIPMYSASPKAKRVEFRCPDPSCNPYLAFSAMLMAVIDGIQNKINPGQPLDKDIYDLSPEELAEVPKTPGALDEALAALKADHEFLLRGDVFTEDVVSTWINYKSEKEVDAMRLRPHPYEFCLYYDI, encoded by the coding sequence GTGAAGCCCAAAGAAGTTCTGGCGTTGTGTCGTGAAAAGGACGTCAAGGCAGTCGACCTGCGGTTCATGGATTTTCCCGGCATCTGGCAGCACTTCACCATTCCGGTGAACAAGCTGGACGAGGACGTTTTCGAAGACGGCCTGGGCTTCGACGGTTCGAGCATCCGCGGTTGGCAGGCGATTAACGAAAGCGACATGATCCTGGTGCCGCAGCCCGAGACGGCCGTGCTCGACCCCTTCACGACGCTGCCCACCTTGTCGATGATTTGCAACATTCAGGACCCGATCACCCGCGAGGATTACTCGCGTGACCCGCGCAATGTCGCCCGCAAGTCGGTGAACTACCTGAAGAGCACGGGCATCGCGGACACGGCCTACATCGGTCCCGAGGCCGAGTTCTTCATCTTCGACGACGTGCGCTTCGACGCCCGCGCCAACGAATCGTATTACCACCTGGACAGCATCGAGGGTGAATGGAACCGTGGCCGGGTGGAGAACCCGAACCTCGGCTACAAGCTGCGGCACAAGGAAGGCTACTTCCCGGTTCCGCCCGCGGATCAGTTGATGAACATCCGCAACGAAATGATGCAGACGATGATCGATTGCGGCATGGACGTCGAGGCGCAGCACCACGAGGTGGCCACCGCCGGTCAATGCGAAATCGACCTGCGCTTCCAGAACCTGGTCAAGATGGCCGACCAGATGTGCATGTACAAGTACATCATCAAGAACGTGGCCAAGAAGTACAACAAGACGGTCACGTTCATGCCCAAACCGCTGTATGGCGATAACGGCTCCGGCATGCACACGCACATTTCGCTGTGGAAGGGGAGCGAGCCCTTGTTTGCCGGCAGCGGCTACGCGGGTCTGAGCGAAATGGCCCTGTACGCCATCGGCGGCTTGCTCAAGCATGCTCCGGCGATCCTGGCCTTCAGCAACCCGACCACCAACAGCTACAAGCGCCTGGTGCCGGGCTACGAAGCGCCGGTGAACCTGGCTTACTCGCAGCGCAATCGTTCGGCCTCGTGCCGCATCCCGATGTACAGTGCTAGCCCCAAGGCCAAACGCGTCGAGTTCCGTTGCCCCGATCCCAGCTGCAATCCCTACCTGGCCTTCTCGGCCATGTTGATGGCCGTGATCGATGGCATTCAGAACAAGATCAACCCGGGCCAGCCGTTGGACAAAGACATCTACGACCTCTCGCCGGAGGAACTCGCCGAAGTGCCCAAGACGCCGGGCGCGCTCGACGAAGCCTTGGCGGCGCTCAAGGCCGATCACGAGTTCTTGCTCCGCGGCGACGTGTTCACCGAGGACGTCGTCAGCACGTGGATCAACTACAAGAGCGAGAAGGAAGTCGACGCCATGCGGCTGCGTCCGCACCCGTACGAGTTCTGCCTGTACTATGACATCTAG
- a CDS encoding MMPL family transporter, producing the protein MYQRLGDFVTRHWLAIIVAWAALVPTVRWIAPSWDAVTNDGDLAYLPARMTTVRAERLMERAFPHNRAKSQFVVVFEREGGLTAQDRALVEQVGAWFSDSEEHELPIVSVVTPKSEVVGRRLISPDGKAALVMVNLNREFMTFANIAGLGRIEGKLEALRDSADFPAGLAVGISGSAAIGGDMLAAAEDSIRNIEIATVVLVVLILLLVYRAPLLTIIPLASIMISVVVAMGLVAMLSQLGTLPGFEWCNYKIFKTTKIFVVVVLFGSGTDYCLFLIARYREELERGLDHVRAVAAAVTHTGEAVVASALTAIVGLGMMFFADFGKFSNSGPTIALSLLVTLAACMTLAPAILRATGQLIFWPFKVQVLFDGKGAVEGDRLAGGFWDRLSRAILARPAAILLASVVLLAPLAYVGYRDVTISYDLVRELPKDRASVIGTSMVRRHFPAGETGPIAVLVHQQDGAFDTPEGERNIAHLTRLLYDIDGVESVRSITEPLGDKPGTGSTPITAAGRRKLAARKHPRSQALYLTQVPELAGQVARLDVVTRYEPFSREAANLVEIIDERLLKLSHDEGSTWHGAEFDFSGPTAGTRDLRAVTNSDQRLIQQLVCLAVYVVLIAIVRRPLISIYLVLSVLFSYYVTMGATELLFRWAYPDFDGLDWKVPLFLFVILVAIGEDYNIYLITRVIEEQRERGLLAGLRAAVVRTGGIITSCGVIMAGSFISMITGTLRGIVELGFALSLGVLLDTVVVRPILVPAFLALWWRRDRGHVVQAALEQPRAVRPSTNGNAPLRPVEAEPVRSGDSRDR; encoded by the coding sequence ATGTACCAACGACTTGGCGACTTCGTAACACGGCATTGGCTGGCCATCATCGTCGCCTGGGCCGCCCTGGTTCCGACGGTGCGCTGGATCGCGCCTTCGTGGGATGCCGTGACCAACGACGGCGACCTGGCCTATCTGCCGGCGCGGATGACGACCGTGCGCGCCGAGCGTTTGATGGAGCGCGCGTTTCCACACAATCGAGCAAAGAGCCAGTTCGTCGTTGTCTTCGAGCGCGAGGGGGGCCTGACGGCACAGGATCGCGCGCTGGTCGAGCAAGTCGGCGCCTGGTTTTCCGATTCCGAAGAGCACGAGTTGCCGATCGTCAGCGTGGTAACGCCCAAGAGTGAAGTCGTGGGACGCCGTCTGATCAGCCCTGACGGTAAGGCCGCGCTCGTGATGGTGAACTTGAATCGCGAGTTCATGACCTTCGCCAACATCGCGGGTCTCGGTCGGATCGAAGGAAAGCTCGAAGCGCTCCGCGACTCGGCTGATTTTCCCGCCGGACTTGCCGTGGGAATCTCGGGCTCTGCCGCTATTGGCGGAGACATGCTGGCCGCGGCCGAAGATAGCATCCGCAACATCGAGATCGCCACGGTCGTCCTCGTTGTGCTCATCTTGCTCCTGGTCTATCGCGCGCCGTTGCTGACGATCATCCCGCTGGCATCGATCATGATCTCGGTGGTCGTCGCCATGGGACTGGTGGCCATGTTGTCACAATTAGGGACGCTCCCCGGCTTCGAGTGGTGCAACTACAAGATTTTCAAGACCACGAAGATCTTCGTCGTCGTGGTACTCTTTGGATCGGGCACGGATTACTGCCTGTTTCTGATCGCCCGCTACCGTGAAGAACTGGAGCGCGGGCTGGATCACGTGCGCGCCGTGGCCGCGGCCGTCACGCATACGGGCGAAGCCGTGGTCGCCAGCGCCCTGACCGCAATTGTCGGACTGGGCATGATGTTCTTTGCCGACTTTGGCAAGTTCTCGAACAGTGGCCCCACGATCGCATTATCACTTTTGGTCACGCTGGCGGCTTGCATGACGTTGGCGCCAGCGATCCTGCGGGCGACCGGACAACTGATCTTCTGGCCGTTCAAGGTGCAGGTCCTTTTCGATGGAAAGGGGGCCGTTGAAGGCGATCGCCTTGCCGGCGGTTTCTGGGACCGACTTAGTCGCGCGATTTTGGCGCGGCCGGCCGCGATTCTCTTGGCCAGTGTCGTGCTCCTCGCGCCGCTTGCGTACGTCGGCTACCGGGACGTGACGATCAGCTATGATCTGGTGCGCGAGTTACCCAAGGATCGTGCCAGCGTGATCGGCACGTCGATGGTGCGGCGCCATTTCCCCGCCGGCGAGACCGGCCCGATCGCGGTGCTGGTACACCAGCAGGACGGCGCCTTCGATACGCCGGAAGGAGAGCGCAACATCGCACACCTGACGCGCCTGCTGTACGACATCGACGGCGTGGAAAGCGTGCGCAGCATCACCGAGCCCTTGGGGGACAAGCCGGGGACAGGCAGCACGCCGATCACGGCAGCCGGCCGGCGCAAGCTGGCCGCGCGCAAGCATCCGCGCAGCCAGGCCTTGTATTTGACGCAAGTTCCAGAGCTGGCGGGGCAAGTCGCGCGGCTGGATGTGGTGACGCGTTACGAGCCCTTCTCGCGTGAAGCGGCCAACCTCGTGGAAATCATCGATGAGCGGCTACTGAAATTGTCGCACGATGAAGGCAGCACGTGGCACGGCGCAGAATTCGATTTCTCGGGCCCCACGGCCGGGACCCGCGACTTGCGCGCGGTCACCAACTCGGACCAGCGGTTGATTCAACAGCTTGTCTGCCTGGCCGTTTACGTCGTGCTCATCGCGATCGTGCGCAGGCCGCTGATTTCGATCTACCTCGTCCTCTCGGTGTTGTTCAGCTATTACGTGACGATGGGCGCGACCGAGCTGCTGTTCCGCTGGGCTTATCCGGACTTCGACGGCCTGGACTGGAAGGTACCGCTTTTTCTGTTCGTGATCCTGGTGGCCATTGGCGAGGACTACAACATCTACCTGATCACCCGCGTCATCGAGGAGCAGCGCGAGCGCGGGCTGCTGGCCGGTCTGAGGGCCGCCGTGGTTCGCACCGGCGGTATCATTACCAGTTGCGGCGTAATCATGGCCGGCAGCTTTATTTCCATGATCACGGGGACGCTACGGGGAATCGTCGAGCTGGGTTTCGCGCTGTCGTTGGGGGTGCTCTTGGACACCGTGGTCGTGCGGCCGATTCTCGTTCCCGCCTTTTTGGCCCTCTGGTGGCGGCGAGATCGTGGCCACGTCGTGCAGGCGGCGCTCGAGCAGCCCCGCGCCGTGCGGCCTTCCACCAACGGGAACGCGCCGCTGCGGCCGGTCGAGGCCGAGCCGGTTCGATCGGGTGACTCGCGCGATCGCTAG
- a CDS encoding class I SAM-dependent methyltransferase, with protein MPSLTAELGRAVTNAHRSIVRAGWRFSRDVRIPHRNDFPYLLNYLGLAGEGAEIGTCKGIYAERILQAWHGKMLHCIDPWYDFTADGTYVDRDNVTQSEQDERYAATQKRLAKFRGRHHLHRLTSVEGATLFGNRELDFVYIDAQHHYEAVRQDLECWAPKVRPGGMLAGHDYLDGALVQGQYGVKRAVDEWAAARKLPVLVSEEPDFRSWFIRLPG; from the coding sequence ATGCCCAGCCTGACCGCCGAATTGGGGCGCGCCGTGACCAATGCTCATCGCAGCATTGTTCGCGCCGGCTGGCGCTTTTCGCGCGATGTGCGCATCCCGCATCGCAACGACTTTCCGTACTTGCTCAACTATCTAGGGCTGGCGGGCGAAGGCGCCGAGATCGGTACCTGCAAGGGCATCTATGCCGAGCGCATTCTCCAGGCGTGGCACGGCAAGATGCTGCATTGCATCGATCCCTGGTACGATTTTACCGCCGACGGCACGTACGTCGATCGTGATAACGTCACGCAATCCGAGCAGGACGAGCGCTATGCAGCCACGCAAAAGCGCCTGGCGAAATTTCGGGGCCGGCATCATTTGCACCGCTTGACGAGTGTCGAAGGCGCCACGCTCTTCGGCAATCGCGAACTCGATTTCGTCTACATCGACGCCCAGCATCATTACGAGGCCGTACGCCAGGATCTGGAATGCTGGGCACCCAAGGTTCGCCCCGGCGGCATGCTGGCCGGGCACGATTATCTCGACGGCGCTCTTGTGCAGGGGCAGTACGGCGTAAAACGCGCTGTCGACGAATGGGCCGCCGCACGAAAGCTGCCGGTCTTGGTATCTGAAGAACCCGATTTCCGGTCGTGGTTCATCCGCCTGCCCGGCTAA
- a CDS encoding glucuronate isomerase — protein sequence MSDALRRRLFEELDRLVLIDPHTHINPHAPASQTLADVLGYHYYTELAHSAGMPKAQIEEPGLDPKEKVRRLVENLAPLDNTIQYSWLVEMSRELFGFAHERVTPDNWEALYDTAAAKMRSPDWAAQVLKKSRLEAVFLTNDFDDPLTGFDTKLYIPCLRTDDLVFHLAKPEVRARLAKATGCEAGSATEVRKAIGKLFDHFTSKGARACAISLPPDFAPAPVSGPTADVALAALAAQGVDAAAERRREASHFVFWTLAEHCAAYHLPFDLMIGVNRAVYQAGVYQGQDLYDSRVSLIQYRELFNAFPQVVFPISVLASVTNQELTSYSWIFPNVVTHGHWWYSNTPTFIEHDTSARLEAVPRTKQIGYYSDMYKLEFALPKFAMYKRILAKVLAERFCVDRGWSEERAVEFGREVLRGNVERVFFAKG from the coding sequence ATGTCCGACGCCCTTCGCCGCCGCCTGTTCGAGGAACTCGATCGTCTGGTCCTCATCGATCCGCATACGCATATCAACCCGCATGCCCCGGCCTCGCAGACGTTGGCCGACGTGCTGGGCTACCACTACTACACCGAGCTCGCGCACTCGGCGGGCATGCCCAAGGCGCAAATCGAAGAGCCTGGGCTGGATCCCAAAGAAAAAGTGCGCCGGCTGGTCGAGAACCTGGCGCCACTCGATAACACGATTCAATACAGTTGGCTCGTCGAAATGTCCCGCGAGCTATTCGGCTTTGCCCACGAGCGCGTGACGCCCGACAACTGGGAAGCGCTGTACGATACGGCGGCGGCGAAAATGCGATCGCCCGATTGGGCCGCGCAGGTTCTGAAAAAGAGTCGACTGGAGGCTGTCTTTCTCACGAACGATTTCGACGACCCGCTCACCGGCTTCGACACGAAGCTCTATATCCCCTGCCTGCGCACCGACGACCTGGTGTTTCATCTGGCCAAGCCCGAAGTGCGTGCCCGGCTGGCCAAAGCCACGGGTTGCGAGGCCGGCAGCGCCACGGAAGTGCGCAAGGCGATCGGCAAGTTGTTCGATCACTTTACGAGTAAGGGCGCCCGGGCGTGCGCGATCTCGCTGCCGCCGGACTTTGCTCCCGCGCCGGTCAGTGGACCGACGGCGGACGTGGCACTAGCAGCGCTCGCGGCGCAAGGTGTCGATGCCGCGGCCGAGCGCCGCCGCGAAGCGTCGCACTTTGTTTTCTGGACACTGGCCGAGCATTGCGCCGCGTATCACTTGCCGTTCGACCTGATGATCGGCGTGAATCGGGCCGTCTACCAGGCGGGCGTTTACCAGGGACAAGACCTGTACGACAGCCGCGTGTCGTTGATTCAATATCGCGAGTTGTTCAACGCTTTCCCGCAGGTCGTATTTCCGATCTCGGTGTTGGCGAGCGTCACGAACCAGGAATTGACGAGCTACAGCTGGATCTTTCCGAACGTGGTCACACATGGCCACTGGTGGTACTCGAACACGCCGACGTTCATCGAACACGACACGTCGGCCCGGCTCGAGGCGGTTCCGCGCACCAAGCAGATTGGCTACTACAGCGACATGTACAAGCTGGAATTCGCCCTGCCGAAGTTCGCCATGTACAAGCGGATCCTGGCCAAGGTGCTGGCCGAACGATTCTGTGTCGACCGCGGCTGGAGCGAGGAGCGGGCCGTGGAATTCGGCCGTGAAGTGCTACGTGGCAACGTGGAACGGGTGTTTTTCGCGAAGGGCTGA
- a CDS encoding DUF2617 family protein, giving the protein MLSVRPKVAELVFQLYGRSLHPELFEVYSSHTVDRGGYKATISITSAGHIVTWRYKGLVLTEVCASAHHPLPQKRRLLSYRLKGERSDRMECRGGAAYQVNFQLEPVEPEVFWTFQQELAFSGERQGMLHHFNSSGRMALGALSYINVETRNRSLLVQAFHTFPDDYAIVKSQSLYEVP; this is encoded by the coding sequence GTGCTTTCCGTTCGACCCAAAGTCGCCGAGTTGGTTTTCCAACTCTATGGAAGGTCGCTGCATCCCGAGCTGTTCGAGGTTTATAGCAGTCACACCGTCGATCGCGGCGGCTATAAGGCCACGATCAGTATTACGAGCGCCGGGCACATCGTTACCTGGCGATACAAGGGGCTGGTTCTGACCGAGGTATGTGCCTCGGCCCATCATCCGCTGCCGCAAAAGCGCCGGTTGCTGTCATACCGGCTCAAAGGCGAACGCAGCGATCGCATGGAATGCCGCGGGGGCGCCGCCTACCAGGTCAACTTCCAGTTGGAACCAGTCGAGCCCGAGGTCTTCTGGACGTTTCAACAGGAGCTGGCCTTCTCGGGCGAGCGGCAGGGCATGCTGCACCACTTCAATTCCAGCGGCCGCATGGCGCTGGGCGCGCTCAGTTACATCAACGTCGAGACGCGCAACCGCAGCTTGCTCGTGCAAGCGTTCCACACCTTTCCTGACGATTACGCCATCGTCAAAAGTCAGTCGCTATACGAAGTACCGTAG
- a CDS encoding PA0069 family radical SAM protein, whose protein sequence is MSDEKHNILVGRGATTSPANRFEAVRLESQLDELEPDDELLARRAVPTVFLPDNSQSILATNDSPDIGFRYSINAYRGCEHGCAYCYARPSHEYLGMNAGLDFETKVMVKHDAPALLRAALAKPSWRGEMIMMSGVTDCYQPIERKLRLTRGLLEVMREARQCCGIITKNALVTRDLDILADMARQNLVHVHVSVTSLDNELVGSLEPRTSRPAARLSAIRRLAEAQVPVGVMVAPIIPGLNDHEMPAILEAAAEAGAQCASYVLLRLPLAVEPVFMDWLQTNRPDALSKIESRIRSTRGGAMYQSAFRERQRGRGKYAEQIKQTFNVFRAKHGLDRPLPPLDTSRFQPPRPSSGQMSLF, encoded by the coding sequence ATGTCCGACGAGAAGCACAACATCCTGGTCGGCCGCGGCGCGACGACAAGCCCGGCGAATCGCTTCGAAGCGGTGCGGCTCGAGTCGCAGCTCGACGAACTTGAGCCCGACGACGAGTTGCTCGCCCGCCGCGCCGTTCCCACGGTATTCCTGCCCGACAATTCGCAATCGATCCTGGCCACGAACGACAGCCCGGACATCGGCTTTCGCTACAGCATCAACGCTTATCGCGGCTGCGAGCACGGCTGCGCGTATTGCTACGCGCGGCCATCGCACGAGTACTTGGGTATGAACGCCGGGCTCGATTTCGAGACCAAGGTCATGGTCAAGCACGACGCCCCGGCCCTGTTGCGCGCGGCGCTCGCCAAGCCGAGCTGGCGCGGCGAAATGATCATGATGTCGGGCGTGACCGATTGTTATCAGCCGATCGAGCGCAAGCTGCGGCTCACACGCGGGCTCTTGGAAGTCATGCGCGAGGCGCGGCAATGCTGCGGAATCATCACCAAGAACGCGCTGGTGACGCGTGATCTCGATATTCTGGCCGACATGGCTCGGCAGAACCTCGTTCACGTACACGTCAGCGTTACGTCGCTCGATAACGAGTTGGTCGGCTCGCTCGAGCCGCGCACGTCGCGGCCGGCCGCGAGGCTATCGGCCATTCGCCGACTGGCCGAAGCGCAGGTGCCGGTGGGCGTCATGGTCGCGCCGATTATCCCCGGGCTGAACGATCACGAGATGCCAGCCATTCTGGAAGCCGCCGCCGAGGCGGGCGCGCAGTGCGCGAGCTACGTGCTGTTGCGACTGCCGCTCGCCGTCGAGCCGGTGTTCATGGATTGGCTACAAACCAATCGGCCTGACGCGCTCTCGAAGATCGAATCGCGCATCCGCTCGACGCGCGGCGGCGCCATGTATCAGTCGGCGTTCCGCGAACGGCAGCGTGGCCGCGGTAAGTACGCCGAGCAGATCAAGCAGACGTTTAACGTGTTTCGCGCCAAGCACGGCCTCGATCGGCCGCTACCACCCTTGGATACGTCGCGCTTTCAGCCGCCACGGCCGTCTTCGGGGCAGATGTCGCTGTTTTGA
- a CDS encoding DUF488 domain-containing protein, whose translation MGQRTLFTVGHSTRPWQEFVALLQAWKIKTLVDVRTVPKSRAFPWFSQARMARALPRAGIKYVHLKSLGGLRHAKKDSPNIGWHNASFRGYADYMQTPEFEQGLAELNALRRKERVCIMCSEAVWWRCHRRMIADAEVSRGIPVKHVMSETTAKPHEVTPFARVKKRRGHHAIITYPQAVS comes from the coding sequence TTGGGTCAGCGAACGCTCTTTACTGTTGGGCATTCGACGCGGCCGTGGCAGGAATTTGTCGCGCTTCTGCAGGCCTGGAAAATCAAGACGCTGGTCGATGTGCGTACCGTACCCAAGTCGCGAGCGTTTCCCTGGTTTTCCCAAGCGCGCATGGCCCGAGCGCTTCCCCGCGCCGGCATCAAGTACGTTCATCTGAAATCGCTGGGCGGCTTGCGGCACGCGAAGAAGGATTCGCCGAACATCGGATGGCACAACGCCAGCTTCCGCGGCTATGCCGATTACATGCAGACCCCAGAATTTGAGCAAGGTCTTGCGGAGCTCAACGCGCTGCGGCGAAAAGAGCGCGTCTGCATCATGTGCTCCGAGGCCGTGTGGTGGCGCTGCCACCGGCGGATGATTGCCGATGCCGAGGTCTCGCGCGGCATCCCGGTGAAACATGTCATGAGCGAGACCACGGCCAAACCGCACGAGGTCACGCCCTTTGCACGGGTGAAGAAGCGGCGTGGGCATCATGCGATCATCACCTATCCGCAAGCGGTCAGCTAG
- a CDS encoding replication-associated recombination protein A, with amino-acid sequence MKPSRSPSLFEAGEAQNRRRAQPLAARMRPRTLAEFVGQRQFLGEGKLLNRLLKADRLGSVLFYGPPGTGKTTLARLLAAESRSAFIQLNAVTSGVKELRETLDGARDRLSADSKKTLLFVDEIHRFNRAQQDVLLPDVEEGIVILVGATTQNPFFAINSALVSRSRVFQFEPLSVEDIKQVIRAALADKERGLGNEDVRLEDDALAFLAEISDGDARRALSALEVGVLSSNERPLVFTRALAEESVQRKAVAYDRTGDAHYDAASALIKSVRGSDPDAALYWLAQMLEAGEDVRFLARRIVILASEDIGNADPHALPLAVAAMQATEFVGLPECQLPLAQAVTYLACAPKSNAATIGISEARADVKSGRLLPVPVHLKDSHYQGAKRLGHGANYEYAHNAPDAVAAQDYLGVEREYYRPVPRGFERELAERLQKIRARLREGKRQSRASSDEPRHEQ; translated from the coding sequence ATGAAGCCCTCTCGCAGTCCCTCCCTGTTCGAAGCGGGCGAAGCGCAAAATCGTCGCCGTGCCCAGCCACTGGCCGCCCGCATGCGCCCACGCACGCTGGCCGAGTTCGTCGGGCAGCGGCAATTCCTGGGCGAAGGCAAGCTCCTCAACCGGCTGTTGAAGGCCGATCGGCTGGGCTCGGTGCTCTTTTACGGCCCACCGGGCACCGGCAAAACCACGCTCGCCCGGCTGCTGGCCGCCGAAAGCCGCAGCGCTTTCATCCAGCTCAACGCGGTCACCAGCGGCGTCAAGGAATTGCGCGAAACGCTCGACGGCGCGCGCGATCGACTTTCGGCCGACAGCAAGAAGACGCTGTTGTTCGTCGACGAAATCCACCGCTTCAACCGCGCGCAGCAAGATGTGCTGTTACCAGACGTCGAAGAAGGCATTGTCATTTTGGTCGGGGCCACGACGCAAAATCCGTTCTTTGCGATCAACAGTGCGCTGGTCAGTCGCAGCCGGGTATTTCAATTCGAACCGCTGTCGGTCGAGGACATCAAGCAGGTCATTCGCGCGGCGCTTGCGGACAAGGAACGCGGCCTGGGTAACGAAGACGTGCGGCTCGAGGACGACGCGCTTGCATTCCTGGCCGAGATCAGCGACGGCGACGCTCGCCGTGCGCTCTCGGCACTGGAAGTTGGCGTGCTGTCGAGCAATGAGCGACCGCTCGTATTTACGCGCGCCTTGGCCGAAGAATCGGTGCAGCGCAAGGCCGTAGCCTACGACCGCACGGGAGACGCTCATTACGACGCGGCCAGCGCACTGATCAAGAGCGTCCGCGGTAGCGATCCTGACGCCGCGCTCTATTGGCTGGCGCAAATGCTCGAGGCGGGCGAGGACGTACGCTTTCTCGCGCGGAGGATCGTGATCCTGGCGAGCGAGGATATCGGCAATGCCGATCCGCATGCCTTGCCGCTGGCCGTGGCGGCGATGCAGGCGACCGAGTTTGTCGGCCTGCCCGAGTGTCAGTTACCGCTGGCCCAGGCCGTGACCTACCTGGCCTGCGCGCCGAAGTCGAATGCCGCCACGATCGGCATCTCGGAAGCGCGGGCTGACGTCAAATCGGGGCGGCTGCTGCCGGTGCCGGTGCATTTGAAAGACAGCCACTATCAAGGTGCCAAACGCCTGGGGCATGGCGCGAACTATGAATATGCCCACAACGCCCCCGATGCCGTGGCCGCTCAGGACTACTTGGGCGTCGAGCGCGAATACTATCGGCCGGTGCCGCGCGGCTTCGAGCGCGAGTTGGCCGAGCGGTTGCAGAAAATCCGCGCCCGGCTGCGCGAGGGAAAGCGGCAGTCGCGTGCTAGCAGCGATGAGCCGCGACACGAGCAGTAA